A portion of the Rhizoctonia solani chromosome 6, complete sequence genome contains these proteins:
- a CDS encoding 50S ribosome-binding GTPase gives MIDQKVSLIAIFGATGTGKTSFVNDASGGDLRVGHNSHACTKDVEQSPVFRVDNRSVVLFDTPGFDDTHLSDTEILKRISGFLAASYREGYKLTGIIYMHRISDIRVGGISRRTFNVFRKLCGKDSLSNVLLVTNMWSDPPTSEQLNRENELRTHADFFLPAIEQGATMVRRTHKNQRSAHSIIRMLLEKNPITMQVQEELVVQRKALSDTGAGREVEHELIMAAEKHKAEMSELKTEMEEALKDRDERTQKELAQYQLDAKAAEEKRQSELAALRKGYDDEQVRWQQQAEEARAQQKAMEAGQQALRDELQAARRQHQEASENQRIELQKRISDLEHRVAHPPGGCIIG, from the exons ATGATTGATCAAAAAGTCTCCCTCATTGC TATCTTTGGAGCGACAGGTACCGGGAAAACAAGC TTTGTCAATGATGCTAGCGGAGGTGATCTACGAGTCGGCCACAACTCTCATGCTTGCACCAAAGATGTCGAACAAAGCCCTGTATTTCGAGTCGATAATAGGAGCGTCGTTCTGTTCGACACTCCCGGATTCGACGATACGCACTTATCGGATACTGAGATTCTCAAGCGTATTAGTGGGTTTCTGGCCGCTTC GTACCGGGAAGGCTACAAACTTACTGGAATTATTTATATGCACCGGATTTCAGACATTCGAGTTGGCGGAATCTCTCGTCGCACCTTCAACGTCTTTCGCAAACTCTGTGGCAAAGACTCTCTTTCCAATGTCCTGCTGGTTACCAACATGTGGTCCGATCCCCCCACCTCTGAACAGCTCAATCGAGAGAATGAGCTTCGTACCCATGCCGACTTCTTTCTCCCAGCCATAGAACAAGGCGCTACGATGGTCCGTCGTACTCACAAAAACCAACGGTCGGCCCACAGCATTATTCGTATGCTACTTGAAAAGAACCCGATAACTATGCAGGTTCAAGAAGAACTTGTTGTCCAACGCAAAGCTCTTTCCGATACAGGGGCAGGGCGTGAAGTCGAACACGAACTTATCATGGCTGCCGAGAAGCACAAGGCGGAGATGTCGGAGCTGAAGACCGAAATGGAGGAGGCGCTAAAGGATAGGGACGAACGTACTCAGAAGGAATTAGCACAGTATCAACTCGACGCTAAAGCTGCCGAAGAAAAGCGTCAGAGTGAGCTCGCGGCCCTGAGGAAGGGTTATGATGATGAACAGGTTCGCTGGCAACAACAGGCCGAAGAAGCGCGCGcccagcaaaaggcaatggAGGCTGGTCAGCAGGCTTTGCGTGATGAGTTACAGGCAGCGAGGAGGCAACACCAAGAAGCGTCTGAGAATCAACGTATAGAGCTCCAGAAGCGGATTTCCGATCTCGAACACCGAGTCGCGCACCCGCCGGGAGGGTGCATCATTGGCTAA
- a CDS encoding cytochrome P450 family protein yields the protein MPRLPIVWGAGLSIALGSLQTTVLPPAFIVAAPSVIDYMLPHELASRRLKLVVELSFVIRIVLALAIFVILRILIGEYQRNNDRSRFGPNVMEVPRVNFRWPFNLDFIRFDMKVMKTGYCGATWEILVAQYGNIFNLRLLKQDFILTVEPEVVKHVLSTDFHNYVKGNDIQGMMFSVLGGGIFNSDGEAWRIHRSMSRPYFTRIRVTHFDNFVRHTDIAISKLLSRMAEPNRPAVDFQDLACRFTLDSGTEFLFGEDVGSLDAPLLYPREEPKDDSTSFGAAFARVQNHVTHRIGLPVLWPWMELFYDRTAEDMKIINAYVAPILGKREKSNTILGTGLKPSNKDGQASTDTLLRHLFQFTGDETVIRDEIINILVAARDTTAAALTFAVYMLSQNPEVMNRLRDEIISHLGASSYPTPEDLKEMKYLRAFLNETLRLFPPVPSNTRVATRSTVLKLKGGNYFIPAGTRIIWSTLLMHRRKDLWGPDADKFDPDRWLDDRFKAYVMQNPFIFLPFNAGPRVQFAYNEVSFFLCRLLQRVESIELAPDAQPQESLPPLEWKNGAGRRSFEKVWPKQHLTMYCDGGLWLRMKEVDIA from the exons ATGCCGCGCTTGCCTATAGTCTGGGGAGCAGGACTCTCCATCGCCCTTGGATCCCTCCAGACCACGGTACTTCCCCCAGCATTTATCGTAGCGGCTCCTTCAGTCATAGATTATATGCTACCTCACGAATTGGCGTCTAGGCGACTGAAGTTGGTTGTAGAGCTTTCATTTGTCATTCGCATAGTTTTGGCATTGGCGATATTTGTCATCTTGCGAATACTTATAGGAGAGTATCAGCGCAATAATGATAGGAGCAGATTTGGTCCAAATGTGATGGAAGTACCTCGGGTCAATTTTAGGTGGCCGTTTAATTTGGATTTCATTCGTTTTGATATGAAAGTGATGAAGACAG GCTACTGCGGAGCCACTTGGGAAATCCTGGTTGCCCAGTACGGGAATATTTTCAACTTGAGGCTACTCAAACAAGATTTT ATTCTTACCGTTGAACCTGAAGTTGTTAAACATGTGCTTAGTACCGACTTTCATAACTACGTCAAGG GGAACGATATTCAAGGAATGATGTTCAGTGTTCTCGGCGGGGGGATATTCAACAGCGACG GTGAAGCTTGGAGGATCCACCGAAGCATGAGCCGACCTTATTTCACTCGGATCCGGGTCACTCACTTTGATAACTTTGTCCGTCACACCGACATAGCAATATCTAAGCTACTCTCCCGGATGGCCGAGCCTAATCGACCTGCAGTCGATTTCCAAGATCTCGCATGCAGATTTACACTGGACTCGGGAACGGAGTTCTTATTTGGTGAAGACGTAGGCTCCTTGGATGCACCGCTGTTGTATCCGCGCGAAGAACCAAAGGATGACAGCACTTCATTCGGAGCAGCTTTTGCACGGGTTCAAAATCATGTTACACATCGAATTGGGCTACCAGTGCTTTGGCCTTGGATGGAATTATTTTACGACCGCACCGCGGAGGATATGAAGATAATCAATGCTTATGTGGCCCCGATACTGGGGAAACGTGAGAAAAGCAATACTATCTTGGGGACTGGACTTAAGCCGTCAAATAAGGATGGACAGGCTTCCACAGATACTCTTTTACGCCATCTATTCCAATTTACCGGCG ATGAGACCGTGATTAGGGATGAGATCATCAATATCCTGGTCGCCGCTCGAGATACC ACAGCTGCGGCTCTGACTTTTGCTGTATATATGCTATCCCAGAACCCAGAGGTTATGAATAGACTCAGAGATGAGATCATTAGTCACCTTGGGGCCTCAAGTTACCCTACCCCGGAAGACCTAAAAGAAATGAAGTATTTAAGGGCCTTTCTCAACGAAACACTTAG GTTATTCCCGCCTGTTCCAAGCAATACACGAGTGGCAACTAGGTCAACAGTTCTGAAGCTCAAGGGGGGAAACTATTTCATTCCTGCTGGAACCCG CATTATTTGGTCTACCTTACTTATGCACCGGCGTAAAGATCTATGGGGC CCTGACGCGGATAAATTCGACCCCGACAGGTGGCTCGACGACAGATTCAAAGCATACGTAATGCAAAATCCGTTTATATTTTTACCATTCAATGCCGGGCCACGAGTC CAGTTCGCGTATAA CGAGGTATCCTTTTTCCTTTGCCGTCTACTTCAGAGGGTTGAATCAATTGAGCTCGCCCCTGATGCCCAACCCCAAGAAAGCTTACCTCCACTTGAGTGGAAGAACGGAGCTGGTCGCCGATCTTTCGAGAAGGTTTGGCCGAAGCAACATCTTACAATGTACTGTGAT GGAGGGCTCTGGTTAAGGATGAAAGAGGTAGATATTGCGTGA
- a CDS encoding RTA1-like protein — translation MPAALGIVLAAANATTNEQLSDGNDLPFNYVPTGWIGILFIVLFGVTTAGHLLQALVFRTTYMIPTLVLCGIGELLGWAGRYWGHVNPYNEDAFMMQITTTIIAPSFMTAAMFLILPKIINELGTGYSRMPPRLYSIIFITADVTALVIQAVGGAMASIANTLDGAERGGRIMLGGIVIQLVAVVLYTLLGLEFSVRFGLDRPVRASHVSDQRKHAGWIHVPRGIVWMLVGLIIATIFIIIRSIYRTIELTDGWNGGIISTEKWFNWFDGAPIVVAMFTFNVFHPGYFLRNLESDNRLPTSKNPSTEGVEMGKP, via the exons ATGCCAGCTGCACTTGGAATCGTACTAG CGGCAGCCAATGCGACCACCAATGAACAGCTTAGTGACGGAAACGACTTACCCTTCAATTATGTCCCAACTGGATGGATTGGTATATTGTTCATAGTCCTTTTTGGCGTAACTACTG CCGGCCATCTGCTCCAGGCGCTTGTTTTTCGAACAACATACATGATACCTACACTTGTGCTATGTGGGATTGGCGAGCTACTCGGCTGGGCTGGGAGATATTGGGGACATGTGAATCCTTATAATGAGGATGCATTCATGATGCA GATCACTACTACTATTATAGCGCCTTCATTTATGACGGCAGCTATGTTCCTTATTCTACCGAAAATCATTAATGAACTTGGAACGGGATATAGCCGTATGCCTCCTCGATTAT attctattatttttatcaCTGCCGACGTGACCGCCTTAGTGATTCAAGCCGTCGGAGGAGCAATGGCTTCCATTGCTAATACCCTTGATGGCGCTGAGAGGGGCGGACGAATCATGTTGGGTGGCATTGTCATTCAATTAG TTGCGGTCGTTCTCTATACCCTTTTGGGCCTCGAATTCTCCGTCCGGTTTGGCCTTGACCGACCTGTCCGTGCAAGCCACGTGAGCGATCAACGCAAGCATGCTGGATGGATCCATGTCCCTCGAGGAATTGTATGGATGCTCGTCGGTCTGATCATCGCAACCATATTCATCATTATTCGGAGTATATATCGTACTATTGAGCTTACCGATGGTTG GAACGGAGGAATCATCTCGACCGAGAAGTGGTTCAATTGGTTCGATGGTGCTCCAATCGTGGTAGCCATGTTT ACGTTCAATGTATTCCATCCCGGGTACTTCTTGCGCAACCTGGAGAGCGATAACCGGCTGCCCACTTCTAAGAATCCATCGACCGAAGGAGTCGAGATGGGGAAGCCGTAA